A window from Nevskia ramosa DSM 11499 encodes these proteins:
- a CDS encoding pseudouridine synthase → MTASDAPLRPLLIAGVGASSVRLPRGSWVLLLDFLDQRFPDVGRTVWRARLAEGKVSDAEYGKLVPDAAFAAGRLIHYYRELPPETPIPFEASIVHQDEQLLVADKPHFLPTIPSGRFVQETLLSRLRRDTGIEQLVPLHRLDRGTAGLVLFSVNPRTRGVYSALFADRQITKTYEALAPTQLALQFPLRHCSRIVAGEPFFRQQEVDGEPNAETLIEVIERRGDLSLYRLQPVTGRKHQLRVQMAGLGIPIVNDDWYPNLRVAADAEDNYALPLKLLARRLAFTDPISGMPRQFDSVRDL, encoded by the coding sequence ATGACTGCTTCGGACGCCCCGCTGCGCCCTCTTTTGATTGCCGGCGTCGGTGCCAGCAGCGTCCGCCTGCCGCGCGGCTCCTGGGTGCTTCTGCTCGATTTCCTCGACCAGCGCTTCCCAGATGTCGGCCGCACGGTCTGGCGGGCACGGCTGGCTGAAGGCAAAGTCAGTGATGCCGAGTACGGAAAGCTCGTTCCGGACGCCGCTTTCGCTGCCGGTCGGCTCATTCACTACTACCGCGAACTGCCGCCGGAAACGCCGATCCCATTCGAGGCATCGATCGTTCATCAGGACGAGCAGCTGCTGGTCGCCGACAAACCGCACTTCCTGCCCACCATCCCCTCCGGCCGTTTCGTACAGGAAACGCTGCTCAGCCGGCTCAGGCGCGATACCGGCATCGAGCAGCTGGTGCCGCTGCACCGGCTTGATCGCGGCACTGCCGGGCTGGTGCTGTTCTCGGTCAATCCGCGGACTCGCGGCGTCTACAGCGCGCTGTTCGCGGACCGCCAGATCACCAAGACCTACGAAGCGCTGGCGCCGACGCAGCTTGCCCTTCAGTTCCCGTTGCGTCATTGCAGCCGCATCGTTGCTGGGGAGCCATTCTTCCGGCAGCAGGAAGTCGATGGCGAACCGAATGCGGAAACGCTGATCGAAGTCATCGAGCGGCGTGGCGATCTGAGCCTTTATCGCCTGCAGCCGGTAACGGGCCGCAAGCATCAGCTCAGGGTACAGATGGCGGGGCTTGGTATTCCGATCGTCAATGACGATTGGTATCCGAACCTGCGAGTGGCGGCTGATGCCGAGGACAACTACGCGCTGCCGCTGAAGCTGCTGGCTCGCAGGCTGGCGTTCACGGACCCGATCAGCGGCATGCCAAGGCAGTTCGACAGCGTGCGAGACTTGTAG
- the ahpC gene encoding alkyl hydroperoxide reductase subunit C, producing MSLINTAVKPFKANAFHNGKFIEVTEASLKGKWSVVIFMPAAFTFNCPTEVEDAANSYAEFQKANTEVYIVTTDTQFSHKVWHETSPAVGKAKFPLVGDPTHQLTRAFDVHIDEEGLALRGTFIINPEGVIKTLEIHSNEIARDVSETLRKLKAAQFTAANPGQVCPAKWKEGEKTLKPSLDLVGKI from the coding sequence ATGTCGCTGATCAACACCGCCGTCAAGCCGTTTAAGGCCAATGCCTTCCACAACGGCAAGTTCATTGAAGTCACCGAAGCTTCGCTGAAGGGCAAGTGGTCCGTGGTGATCTTCATGCCGGCCGCGTTCACCTTCAATTGCCCGACCGAAGTCGAGGACGCCGCCAACAGCTACGCCGAATTCCAGAAGGCGAACACCGAGGTCTACATCGTCACCACCGATACCCAGTTCTCGCACAAGGTCTGGCACGAGACCTCGCCGGCGGTCGGCAAGGCCAAGTTCCCGCTGGTCGGCGATCCGACCCACCAGCTGACCCGCGCCTTCGACGTGCACATCGACGAAGAAGGTCTGGCCCTGCGCGGCACCTTCATCATCAATCCGGAAGGCGTCATCAAGACGCTGGAAATCCACTCGAACGAGATCGCTCGTGACGTGTCGGAAACGCTGCGCAAGCTGAAGGCCGCGCAATTCACCGCTGCCAACCCGGGGCAGGTCTGCCCGGCCAAGTGGAAGGAAGGCGAGAAGACGCTGAAGCCGTCGCTCGACCTCGTCGGCAAGATCTAA
- the ahpF gene encoding alkyl hydroperoxide reductase subunit F: protein MLDQDLKEQLKGYLERLTRPLEIVANTDGSEGSRDMLALLADITDVSNQITVRETQDAAIRAPSFAIGSPGEQISLRFAGLPLGHEFTSLVLALLQAGGYPPKVSADTIDAIKSLRGSDGGPLKFESFFSLSCQNCPDVVQALNLMAVLNPNIEHVAIEGSAFQAEVDARQVMSVPCIFLNGEVFAAGRMGVDEILAKLDTGAAAREAEKLKEKAPYDVLIVGGGPAGAAAAIYAARKGIRTGVVAERFGGQVVDTMGIENLISIPETEGPKLVAAMENHVGHYEVDIMKLQRADQLTSDGDMVNVVLASGATLKSKTVILATGARWRQMNVPGEDQYRNKGVAYCPHCDGPLFKGKRVAVIGGGNSGVEAAIDLAGIVSHVTLIEFDGQLRADAVLQRKLNSLTNVRVITSAQTTEVLGDGAKVNGLNYKDRGTGDIHTVELEGVFVQIGLLPNSDFLKGSVDLSPRGEVIVDARGATSMAGVFAAGDVTTTPYKQIIIAMGEGSKAALSAFDHLIRMAVPEAARKAA from the coding sequence ATGCTTGACCAAGACCTGAAGGAACAATTGAAGGGCTACCTCGAGCGCCTCACCCGCCCGCTCGAGATCGTTGCCAATACCGATGGCTCGGAGGGCTCGCGCGACATGCTCGCGTTGCTCGCCGACATCACCGACGTGTCGAACCAGATCACCGTCCGCGAAACCCAGGACGCCGCGATCCGCGCGCCTTCGTTCGCGATCGGCAGCCCCGGCGAGCAGATTTCCCTGCGCTTCGCCGGCCTGCCGCTCGGCCATGAGTTCACCTCGCTGGTGCTGGCGCTGCTGCAGGCCGGCGGCTACCCGCCAAAGGTCAGTGCCGACACCATCGACGCGATCAAGTCGCTCCGCGGTTCGGATGGCGGGCCGCTGAAGTTCGAGAGCTTCTTCTCGCTGTCCTGCCAGAACTGCCCGGACGTCGTCCAGGCGCTGAACCTGATGGCGGTGCTGAACCCGAACATCGAGCATGTCGCGATCGAAGGCAGTGCCTTCCAGGCCGAAGTCGATGCACGCCAGGTGATGTCGGTGCCCTGCATCTTCCTCAATGGCGAAGTGTTCGCTGCGGGCCGCATGGGCGTCGATGAAATCCTCGCCAAGCTCGATACCGGCGCGGCTGCTCGCGAAGCCGAGAAGCTGAAAGAGAAGGCGCCTTATGACGTGCTGATCGTCGGCGGCGGCCCGGCCGGCGCGGCGGCGGCGATCTATGCGGCGCGCAAGGGCATTCGTACCGGTGTTGTCGCCGAGCGTTTCGGTGGCCAGGTGGTCGACACCATGGGCATCGAAAACCTGATCTCGATCCCGGAAACCGAAGGTCCGAAGCTGGTCGCGGCGATGGAGAATCATGTCGGCCACTACGAAGTCGACATCATGAAGCTGCAGCGCGCCGACCAGCTCACGAGTGATGGCGACATGGTCAACGTCGTGCTGGCCAGCGGTGCCACCTTGAAGTCCAAGACCGTGATCCTCGCCACCGGCGCGCGCTGGCGGCAGATGAACGTGCCCGGCGAAGACCAGTATCGCAACAAGGGCGTGGCCTATTGCCCGCATTGCGACGGGCCGCTGTTCAAGGGCAAGCGGGTGGCGGTGATCGGCGGCGGCAACTCCGGCGTCGAAGCGGCGATCGATCTCGCCGGCATCGTCAGCCACGTCACCCTGATCGAGTTCGATGGCCAATTGCGGGCCGACGCGGTGCTGCAGCGCAAGCTCAACAGCCTGACGAACGTCCGCGTGATCACCTCGGCGCAGACCACCGAAGTGCTTGGCGACGGAGCCAAGGTCAACGGATTGAACTACAAGGATCGCGGTACCGGCGACATCCACACGGTCGAACTGGAAGGCGTCTTCGTGCAGATCGGCCTGCTGCCGAACAGCGACTTCCTGAAGGGCTCGGTGGACTTGAGCCCGCGCGGTGAAGTGATCGTCGACGCGCGCGGTGCAACGTCGATGGCGGGCGTGTTCGCCGCTGGCGACGTCACCACCACGCCGTACAAGCAGATCATCATCGCGATGGGCGAAGGCTCGAAAGCGGCGCTGAGCGCCTTCGATCACCTGATCCGCATGGCGGTGCCGGAAGCAGCGCGCAAGGCCGCGTAA
- a CDS encoding YeeE/YedE family protein, with translation MKTALIALLSGLLFGAGLALGGMTDPAKVASFLDVAGQWDPSLGFVMGSALLITFPVFWWVRRSQRPLFAERFQLPTKRDIDRPLLIGAVLFGIGWGISGLCPGPAIANLASGSPQVLLFVVTMIAGMWLRDRTSTRLS, from the coding sequence ATGAAAACCGCGCTGATCGCTCTGCTCTCGGGCCTGCTGTTCGGCGCCGGCCTGGCCTTGGGCGGCATGACCGACCCGGCCAAGGTCGCGTCGTTTCTCGATGTCGCCGGCCAATGGGATCCATCGCTTGGTTTCGTGATGGGCTCGGCGCTGCTGATCACCTTTCCGGTGTTCTGGTGGGTGCGCCGCAGTCAGCGGCCGCTGTTCGCCGAGCGCTTTCAGCTGCCGACCAAACGCGACATCGACCGTCCGCTGCTGATCGGTGCGGTGCTGTTCGGCATCGGCTGGGGCATCTCCGGCCTGTGCCCGGGCCCGGCGATCGCCAATCTCGCTTCCGGCTCGCCACAAGTGCTGCTGTTCGTGGTGACGATGATCGCCGGCATGTGGCTGCGGGATCGGACTTCAACGCGGCTGAGTTAA
- a CDS encoding YeeE/YedE family protein has translation MNVLVDTDAWLRAIGGGLLIGSAAGLMIIFNGRIAGVSGVLGGLVLDRSTGERRWRTMFLGGMVIGAAALTAFATSLPVPQLQTGWLGMAAAGLIVGYGTRMSSGCTSGHGVCGIARLSMRSILATITFMAFGVLTVYLIRHLIGGPA, from the coding sequence ATGAATGTGCTTGTTGATACCGATGCCTGGCTGCGCGCCATCGGCGGTGGCCTGCTGATCGGTTCCGCGGCTGGCCTGATGATCATCTTCAACGGCCGCATCGCGGGTGTCAGCGGCGTGCTCGGCGGCCTGGTGCTCGATCGCAGCACCGGCGAACGCCGCTGGCGGACGATGTTCCTCGGCGGCATGGTCATCGGTGCTGCGGCGCTGACCGCGTTCGCGACCTCGCTGCCGGTGCCGCAACTGCAGACCGGCTGGCTCGGCATGGCCGCGGCCGGCCTGATCGTCGGCTACGGCACCCGCATGAGTTCGGGCTGCACCTCGGGACATGGCGTCTGCGGCATTGCGCGCCTGTCGATGCGTTCGATCCTGGCGACGATCACCTTCATGGCCTTCGGCGTGCTCACCGTCTATCTGATCCGCCATCTGATCGGAGGCCCGGCATGA
- a CDS encoding SulP family inorganic anion transporter translates to MSTTTRRKPGRGLLPLLDDLRSGDRAQFTQDGIAGTITAILLIPQALAYALLAGLPPEVGLYASVLPVLVYALLGSSRTLAVGPVAVAAVMVAAALTPYAGGDPTKYLSGALILSALSGAILLAMAALRLGWLTHFISHPVLAGFTTGAALFIIGTQLSGLSGIPVPRDVHLDGILMALFKQRGALDGETLAFGLGAIVLLLAARGPLVGALSKVGIQREHAVIIGRTAPLLLVIAATLIAAAFDAHGRWGVAVVGNIPQGIPALSLDFLTQDGWRVLLAPAAMIAVIGYVESISVAKALAFRRNEKIDPDQELMALGATNLIAACAGAMPVAGGFARSMVNFDAGARTQLAAVITALWVALAAALFTGLLASLPKSVLAAIIVVAVWQLVDFKHLRHTWRYDRGDGAAQAATIAGVLLAGVETGLMIGAGLSLLLFLYRTSRPHIAVVGQLGTTEHFRNVRRHEVRTWPGVVMLRIDETLYFANAPRVESELQAHIVEADRPHDVVLIMSGVAYVDTSGLEVLETLEQALKQAGGRLHLAEVKGPVMDRLTGTDLLAQLGTERVHLSAHDAAQAIENPILSQLVPELIR, encoded by the coding sequence GTGAGCACCACGACGCGGCGCAAGCCAGGGCGAGGACTGCTGCCGCTACTCGATGACCTGCGCAGCGGTGACCGCGCACAGTTCACCCAGGACGGCATCGCCGGCACCATTACCGCGATCCTGCTGATTCCTCAGGCGCTGGCCTATGCCCTGCTGGCCGGCCTGCCGCCGGAAGTCGGCCTGTACGCGAGCGTGCTGCCGGTGCTGGTCTACGCGTTGCTCGGCTCCAGCCGCACGCTCGCGGTGGGCCCGGTCGCGGTCGCGGCAGTGATGGTCGCGGCGGCGCTGACGCCCTATGCCGGCGGCGATCCGACGAAGTACTTGAGCGGCGCCCTGATCCTGTCGGCACTGTCCGGCGCGATCCTGCTGGCGATGGCCGCACTCCGTCTGGGTTGGCTGACCCATTTCATCAGCCATCCGGTGCTGGCCGGCTTCACCACTGGTGCGGCGCTGTTCATCATTGGCACCCAGCTGTCCGGCCTGAGCGGCATCCCGGTGCCGCGCGACGTGCATCTCGACGGCATCCTGATGGCGCTGTTCAAGCAGCGCGGCGCACTCGATGGCGAAACCCTGGCCTTCGGGCTCGGCGCCATCGTGCTGCTGCTCGCTGCGCGCGGGCCGCTGGTCGGCGCGCTGAGCAAGGTGGGTATCCAGCGCGAGCACGCGGTGATCATCGGCCGCACCGCGCCGCTGCTGCTGGTGATTGCCGCCACCTTGATCGCCGCCGCCTTCGATGCCCACGGGCGCTGGGGCGTCGCCGTGGTCGGCAATATCCCGCAAGGCATTCCGGCGCTGTCGCTGGATTTCCTGACGCAGGACGGCTGGCGGGTGCTGCTGGCGCCAGCGGCGATGATCGCGGTGATCGGCTACGTCGAAAGCATCTCGGTGGCCAAGGCGCTGGCGTTCCGGCGCAACGAGAAGATCGACCCGGACCAAGAACTGATGGCGCTCGGCGCCACCAATCTGATCGCCGCCTGCGCCGGCGCGATGCCGGTGGCCGGTGGCTTCGCGCGCTCCATGGTCAACTTCGATGCCGGCGCGCGCACCCAGCTCGCCGCCGTCATCACCGCGCTGTGGGTGGCGCTGGCCGCCGCGCTGTTCACTGGCCTGCTGGCCAGCCTGCCGAAATCAGTGCTCGCCGCCATCATCGTCGTCGCCGTCTGGCAGCTGGTCGACTTCAAGCATCTGCGCCACACCTGGCGTTATGACCGCGGCGATGGCGCGGCCCAGGCGGCGACCATTGCCGGCGTGCTGCTGGCCGGCGTGGAGACCGGCCTGATGATCGGCGCCGGTCTGTCGCTGCTGCTGTTCCTGTATCGCACCAGCCGGCCGCACATCGCGGTGGTCGGCCAGCTCGGCACCACCGAGCACTTCCGCAACGTACGCCGCCATGAAGTGCGCACCTGGCCCGGCGTGGTGATGCTGCGGATCGACGAAACCCTGTATTTCGCCAACGCCCCCAGAGTGGAATCCGAGCTGCAGGCGCACATCGTCGAGGCCGATCGGCCGCACGACGTGGTGCTGATCATGTCGGGCGTTGCCTATGTCGATACCAGCGGGCTGGAAGTGCTGGAGACGCTGGAACAGGCACTGAAGCAGGCTGGCGGCCGGCTGCATCTCGCCGAGGTCAAGGGCCCGGTGATGGATCGCCTCACCGGCACCGATCTGCTCGCGCAGCTCGGCACAGAACGCGTGCATCTGTCAGCCCACGATGCCGCGCAGGCCATCGAAAACCCTATTCTTTCCCAACTCGTTCCGGAGCTGATTCGATGA
- a CDS encoding MBL fold metallo-hydrolase — protein MLFRQFFDPVSSTYTYLLASGQGREALIIDPVKEQTQHYLTALNDLDLKLIRAIDTHTHADHITALGDLRDATGCVTIMGEFTKASCVSEQIREGETIRIDGIRLQALYTPGHTDESFSFVLDPAKPRAVFTGDVLLIRGSGRTDFQGGNPHKSWDSIVNKLFRLPDEVTVYPAHDYKGWNASSIGEEKRHNPRLAGKTEGEYVVIMNGLNLPNPKMMDIAVPANLACGNA, from the coding sequence ATGCTTTTTCGCCAGTTCTTCGATCCCGTATCGAGCACCTATACCTATCTGCTGGCTTCCGGGCAGGGTCGCGAAGCGCTGATCATCGATCCGGTTAAGGAGCAGACGCAGCACTATCTCACTGCCCTCAATGACCTGGACCTGAAGCTGATCCGCGCCATCGATACCCACACCCACGCCGACCACATTACCGCGCTCGGCGATCTGCGTGATGCCACCGGCTGCGTGACCATCATGGGCGAATTCACCAAGGCGAGTTGCGTATCCGAGCAGATTCGCGAAGGCGAGACGATCCGCATCGACGGCATTCGCCTGCAGGCGCTGTACACGCCCGGCCACACCGACGAGTCATTCAGCTTCGTGCTCGATCCCGCCAAGCCGCGCGCCGTGTTCACCGGCGATGTGCTGCTGATCCGCGGCAGCGGCCGCACCGATTTCCAGGGCGGCAACCCGCACAAGAGCTGGGATTCGATCGTCAACAAGCTGTTCCGGCTGCCGGACGAAGTGACCGTCTACCCGGCCCATGACTACAAGGGCTGGAACGCTTCGTCGATCGGTGAGGAAAAGCGCCACAACCCGCGCCTGGCCGGCAAGACAGAAGGCGAGTACGTGGTGATCATGAACGGCCTGAATCTGCCCAACCCGAAGATGATGGACATCGCCGTGCCGGCCAATCTCGCCTGCGGAAACGCTTGA
- a CDS encoding NAD(P)/FAD-dependent oxidoreductase: MTQTSNSGTVLIVGGGAAGITVAAMLRKARPALKVTIVEPSEHHYYQPAWTLVGGGAYDIDKTRRLTAELIPSGVEWVRARAAGFDPAASEVSLDDGRKLGYDHLVVAAGLQLDWQKIDGLNVTLGQNGVSSNYRFDLATYTWQSIQAVRGGAALFTQPAMPIKCAGAPQKAMYLAADHFRRNSLKVDVSFHTPGPSMFGVPFYAKALSEVVAQYGITPRYNHNLVAVDGPGKRAVFETGPAEARTKVEFGFDFLHVVPPQSAPDFIKSSPLADASGWVAVDKQTLRHTQHANVWGLGDCTTTPNSKTAAAVRAQAPVLVANLLRALGGAGEEARYDGYASCPLTTSRGKIMLAEFVYDGVVTPSFAGDPRIPRRRYWWLKKHYLPYLYWEQMLRGTPGPDWHRKRDYPEAVPALVP, encoded by the coding sequence ATGACGCAAACCTCCAACAGCGGCACCGTACTGATCGTCGGCGGCGGTGCCGCCGGCATCACCGTTGCGGCGATGCTGCGCAAGGCGCGTCCGGCCTTGAAAGTGACGATCGTCGAGCCCTCCGAACATCACTACTACCAGCCAGCCTGGACGCTCGTCGGCGGCGGCGCCTACGACATCGACAAGACCCGCCGGCTGACGGCCGAGCTGATTCCGTCCGGCGTCGAATGGGTCCGCGCCCGCGCCGCCGGCTTCGATCCGGCCGCCAGCGAAGTATCGCTCGACGATGGTCGCAAGCTTGGCTACGACCATCTGGTCGTCGCCGCCGGCCTGCAGCTCGACTGGCAGAAGATCGATGGTCTGAACGTCACCTTGGGACAGAACGGCGTCTCGAGCAATTACCGTTTCGATCTGGCGACCTACACCTGGCAAAGCATCCAGGCGGTGCGTGGCGGCGCGGCGCTGTTCACCCAGCCGGCGATGCCGATCAAATGCGCCGGCGCGCCGCAGAAAGCGATGTATCTGGCGGCCGATCACTTCCGCCGCAACAGTCTGAAGGTCGACGTCAGCTTCCACACGCCGGGGCCGTCGATGTTCGGCGTGCCGTTCTACGCCAAGGCGCTCAGCGAGGTGGTCGCCCAGTACGGCATCACGCCGCGCTACAACCATAATTTGGTCGCCGTCGATGGTCCGGGCAAGCGCGCCGTGTTCGAGACCGGCCCGGCCGAGGCGCGCACGAAGGTCGAGTTCGGTTTCGATTTCCTGCACGTGGTGCCGCCTCAGTCCGCACCCGACTTCATCAAGAGCAGCCCGCTCGCCGATGCCTCTGGCTGGGTGGCGGTCGACAAGCAGACCTTGCGGCACACGCAGCATGCCAACGTCTGGGGCCTCGGCGATTGCACGACCACGCCGAACTCGAAGACTGCCGCCGCCGTCCGCGCCCAGGCGCCGGTGCTGGTTGCCAATCTGCTGCGTGCGCTCGGCGGTGCTGGCGAAGAAGCGCGTTACGACGGTTATGCGTCCTGCCCGCTGACCACCTCGCGCGGCAAGATCATGCTCGCCGAGTTCGTCTACGACGGCGTGGTCACGCCGAGCTTCGCTGGCGATCCGCGCATTCCGCGCCGCCGCTACTGGTGGCTGAAGAAACACTATCTGCCCTATCTGTACTGGGAGCAGATGCTGCGCGGCACGCCGGGGCCGGACTGGCACCGCAAGCGCGATTACCCGGAAGCAGTCCCGGCGCTCGTTCCCTAG
- a CDS encoding AraC family transcriptional regulator translates to MTTLHGHVSATYVRLLHEYLAARGRDAVAVLGESAPAADAGGLLRVPVTHWAALLEKADAALGEPALGLAVGAHIQPAHFGLLGYLTLCCATLAEALSRVAEYERLVYDVNPGTVRLDAEGVTLEWGEARGRPGQLVDECAIAALVAYARNITALPLAAPLAVSFINAVPADLAPYQAFFGCEVRFNAPTTVIRLPAAMLAAPLRQPDEALRAMLDVQARTLLARLPPVDDFERRLRETIAAALREGDASLAACARRLHCSSRTLQRRLDAAGTGFQTALDDTRRGLAEAWLGDPRLKLAEVAQLLGYTDQAAFTRAFQRWTGLAPGQWRRQQRDSNG, encoded by the coding sequence ATGACGACCCTGCATGGCCATGTGTCCGCGACTTACGTGCGTCTGCTGCACGAGTACTTGGCGGCGCGCGGTCGTGATGCCGTGGCCGTGCTCGGCGAATCTGCGCCAGCAGCTGATGCCGGTGGGCTGCTCCGGGTGCCGGTCACGCATTGGGCGGCATTGCTGGAAAAAGCCGATGCCGCGCTGGGTGAACCGGCGCTAGGGCTGGCCGTGGGTGCGCACATCCAGCCCGCGCATTTCGGCCTGCTCGGCTATCTGACCTTGTGCTGCGCAACCCTGGCCGAAGCGCTGAGCAGAGTCGCCGAGTACGAACGTCTGGTCTACGACGTCAATCCGGGCACGGTGCGGCTCGATGCCGAAGGCGTGACCCTGGAATGGGGCGAGGCGCGTGGCCGACCAGGCCAGTTGGTCGACGAATGCGCGATCGCCGCCCTGGTTGCCTACGCCCGCAACATCACTGCGCTGCCGCTGGCGGCGCCGCTGGCGGTATCGTTCATCAATGCGGTGCCGGCCGATCTCGCGCCGTATCAGGCGTTCTTCGGCTGCGAAGTGCGCTTCAACGCGCCGACCACCGTCATCCGCCTGCCTGCCGCGATGCTCGCTGCGCCGTTGCGCCAACCCGACGAAGCCCTGCGCGCAATGCTCGATGTCCAGGCGCGGACGCTACTGGCGCGACTGCCGCCGGTCGATGATTTCGAGCGCCGCCTGCGGGAAACGATTGCCGCCGCACTGCGCGAGGGCGATGCCAGCCTCGCCGCCTGCGCGCGGCGGCTGCATTGCTCGTCACGCACTCTGCAGCGCCGGCTCGATGCCGCCGGCACCGGTTTCCAGACCGCGCTCGATGACACCCGGCGTGGCCTCGCTGAAGCCTGGCTCGGCGATCCGCGACTGAAGCTGGCTGAAGTTGCGCAGCTGCTCGGCTACACCGATCAGGCCGCGTTCACGCGAGCGTTCCAGCGCTGGACGGGCCTAGCGCCGGGCCAGTGGCGCCGGCAGCAACGGGATTCGAACGGCTAG
- a CDS encoding sterol desaturase family protein, with translation MMDLINSMFGPHIDWKQVVLTAMTPLFLIAFAIEWQVMRGRGQRAPFNGKEIVANLMLGGAYQIFEVIAHALITAAAVAWFWQHRLIDELPVNGWTILPIFFAVELCYYGFHRGSHRIRWFWSAHVVHHTGKVMNMTTAMRQSLLYSITGWWLFFMPLVLLGVSPAVVFFLYGVNLSYQYFVHTESVGKLHPWIEYVFNTPSHHRVHHGRNAQYIDRNYGGVLILFDRWFGSFEPEVEKVDYGIAVRQPESHNLLVLNFHEFRDMWREVIRPGAVIERLKVLVKPPEWVRGS, from the coding sequence ATGATGGACCTGATCAACTCGATGTTCGGCCCGCATATCGACTGGAAACAAGTGGTGCTGACGGCGATGACGCCGCTGTTCCTGATCGCCTTCGCGATCGAATGGCAGGTGATGCGCGGCCGTGGCCAGCGTGCGCCGTTCAACGGCAAGGAGATCGTTGCCAACCTGATGCTCGGCGGCGCGTACCAGATCTTCGAAGTGATCGCCCATGCGCTGATCACGGCAGCAGCAGTGGCCTGGTTCTGGCAGCACCGCCTGATCGACGAGCTGCCGGTCAACGGCTGGACGATCCTGCCGATCTTCTTCGCCGTCGAGCTCTGCTACTACGGCTTTCATCGCGGCAGCCATCGCATCCGCTGGTTCTGGTCGGCGCATGTCGTCCACCACACCGGCAAGGTCATGAACATGACCACGGCGATGCGCCAGAGCCTGCTTTATTCGATCACCGGCTGGTGGCTGTTCTTCATGCCGCTGGTGCTGCTCGGCGTGTCGCCGGCGGTGGTGTTCTTCCTGTACGGCGTGAACCTGAGCTACCAGTACTTCGTGCATACGGAAAGCGTCGGCAAGCTGCACCCCTGGATCGAGTACGTGTTCAACACGCCGTCGCATCATCGCGTGCATCACGGCCGCAACGCGCAGTACATCGACAGGAACTACGGTGGCGTGCTGATCCTGTTCGATCGCTGGTTCGGCAGCTTCGAACCGGAAGTCGAGAAGGTCGATTACGGCATCGCCGTGCGCCAGCCGGAAAGCCACAACCTGCTGGTCCTGAACTTTCACGAGTTCCGCGACATGTGGCGCGAGGTGATCAGGCCTGGCGCGGTGATCGAGCGGCTCAAGGTGCTGGTCAAGCCGCCGGAGTGGGTGCGGGGTAGCTAG